The following coding sequences are from one Megachile rotundata isolate GNS110a chromosome 13, iyMegRotu1, whole genome shotgun sequence window:
- the Nagk gene encoding N-acetylglucosamine kinase isoform X2, producing the protein MIRQEMVDLSKYADQIRIGGIEGGSTSSTLIIIDAQGTPLTEVKGPCTNHWSIGMEETAARINAMVEKGKQNLEIPESVPLNCLGLSLTGCEEENTNRLLIETIKNTYPNIAKYFVVSSDTLGSLRTGLPNGGIVLIAGTGSNGLLINPDGKTIGCGGWGHMLGDEGSAYKIAHQACKYVFDEVDGLAPAPKPISYVWPAMRSYFNAPELKDMLPHLYTNFNKSVFSNFAKEIVIGCEKGDPLCLYIFRQNGELLAKHILALSKKAHADLKLEHGGLKVICVGSVWKSWHFMKNGFLDTIHDSRTLDELSLYRLTTSAAIGACYLAAEKINWIFTKPYEKNMEKFFHYKRVNYVKSVEALPEPETKFVTCGGKGN; encoded by the exons ATGATACGACAGGAAATGGTGGATCTTTCAAAATATGCCGATCAAATTAGAATTGGCGGGATTGAAGG CGGCTCAACAAGTTCtacgcttatcattatcgatgctCAAGGAACACCGTTAACGGAAGTTAAAGGGCCATGTACCAACCACTGG tCCATTGGTATGGAGGAGACTGCTGCCAGGATCAATGCAATGGTGGAGAAAGGAAAGCAAAATCTGGAAATACCCGAATCAGTCCCTTTAAACTGCTTG ggCCTTAGTCTAACTGGATGTGAAGAGGAAAACACGAATCGTTTGCTGATAGAAACCATAAAAAATACGTATCCAAACATtgctaaatattttgtagtaagCTCGGATACATTGGGTAGTCTTAGGACCGGTTTACCAAACGGCGGCATTGTTCTCATCGCTGGAACAGGTAGCAATGGGTTGCTGATTAATCCTGATGGAAAAACTATTGGATGTGGTGGATGGGGACATATGTTAGGAGATGAAGGCAGTG CTTATAAAATCGCTCATCAAGCGTGTAAATACGTATTTGATGAGGTGGATGGTTTAGCACCGGCCCCAAAACCTATAAGTTACGTATGGCCTGCAATGAGATCGTACTTCAACGCACCAGAATTAAAAGACATGTTACCGCACCTATATACGAATTTCAATAAAAGCGTGTTTTCAAACTTCGCCAAAGAAATTGTGATTGGCTGTGAAAAAGGAGATCCtctttgtttatatattttccgACAAAATGGTGAACTTCTTGCGAAGCACATTCTGGCGCTTTCGAAAAAAGCCCATGCT GACCTGAAATTAGAGCATGGAGGGCTGAAAGTTATTTGCGTAGGATCTGTTTGGAAGTCGTggcattttatgaaaaatggtTTCCTGGACACGATTCACGATTCGCGTACATTGGACGAATTGAGTTTATACCGATTAACGACATCGGCAGCAATAGGAGCTTGTTATCTTGCCGCAGAGAAAATCAATTGGATATTTACGAAACCCTAtgaaaaaaatatggaaaaattcTTTCATTATAAACGAGTGAACTACGTGAAGTCAGTGGAAGCGCTACCAGAACCCGAAACAAAATTCGTTACTTGCGGTGGCAAAGGaaattaa
- the LOC100874995 gene encoding uncharacterized protein LOC100874995 isoform X3, which yields MFKKLSRTDALEDISNWSIDDVLCLLRKNGLEECCKTIAKRKINGDELLHLTEGKLALWKSDLTRPLIWSLWTFVEEVKKMPEKFVEEKILESQANEDHLSDTGSWGTDFEDETNEESALQESPKVIQSNLDLRNKPKLPRNNANSKQDTRTEEILRQEEEGTYANCGSLQNDESTYANFEEAKVPPKNTSRLHSMQTEKSLAEQLKEQLKLRNTKKPMAGPKPELLQSRRIEMASPGHTQPQKSFLHNASMLKPNTPSQKRMSVPPPPEPKKNNDQTMIIEKPNKEQTKPPAVLRNLDLVANLPTRTEESEDEYEAFDEQIIEQHQRKNMLRVDSKQSLTSGHRSSVESVYQPASITSYEEEEEQYEIYESITETPDDSGYNSNPVQRTTDIRTPPPLPAKPPQSSASPSPTLNRTNSEKSKERSPEKKSATLPHSNSNTSLSSERATRPLPPPPERQSYLEKPWFHNISREQATALIKERTR from the exons atgtttaaaaaattgtcgcgGACCGATGCTCTCGAAGATATTTCCAACTGGAGTATCGATGATGTGTTGTGTCTGCTTCGAAAG AACGGCCTGGAGGAATGTTGCAAAACGATCGCAAAACGAAAGATCAATGGAGACGAGTTATTG CACTTGACGGAAGGGAAGCTGGCGCTGTGGAAGAGTGACCTCACGCGTCCATTGATATG GAGTTTGTGGACATTCGTGGAGGAAGTGAAGAAAATGCCTGAGAAATTTGTGGAAGAGAAGATCCTCGAATCACAGGCGAACGAGGATCACCTGAGTGACACCGGTTCCTGGGGAACCGACTTCGAGGATGAAACCAACGAAGAAAGTGCCTTGCAAGAGTCTCCTAAGGTCATTCAGTCAAACCTGGATCTAAGAAACAAGCCGAAATTACCTCGAAACAATGCAAACTCTAAACAAGATACGCGAACGGAAGAAATCTTAAGGCAGGAGGAAGAAGGAACCTATGCAAATTGTGGTTCTTTGCAAAATGACGAAAGCACGTACGCGAATTTCGAGGAGGCGAAAGTTCCACCAAAAAATACATCTAGACTCCATTCAATGCAGACTGAGAAATCTTTGGCTGAACAGCTTAAAGAGCAGTTGAAACTACGGAATACGAAAAAGCCTATGGCAGGGCCGAAACCTGAATTGTTGCAATCGAGGAGAATCGAAATGGCGTCTCCAGGACATACTCAGCCGcaaaaatcatttttacatAATGCTTCGATGTTGAAACCAAATACTCCTAGTCAAA AGAGAATGTCTGTTCCGCCGCCACCCGAGCCAAAAAAGAACAACGATCAAACGATGATCATAGAAAAACCGAATAAAGAACAAACGAAACCTCCAGCTGTACTTAGAAATCTTGATCTGGTTGCCAATTTGCCAACTCGAACGGAAGAGAGCGAGGATGAGTACGAGGCATTCGATGAGCAAATTATAGAGCAGCATCAAAGGAAGAACATGTTGAGGGTAGATAGCAAACAATCGCTAACCAGTGGACATCGAAGTTCTGTGGAAAGCGTTTATCAACCGGCTAGCATTACCAGCTACGAAGAGGAAGAGGAGCAATATGAAATTTATGAGTCGATTACGGAAACA CCGGACGATAGTGGCTACAATTCAAATCCTGTTCAAAGGACGACAGACATAAGAACACCACCGCCTCTACCAGCGAAACCGCCTCAGTCATCAGCTAGTCCTTCCCCGACTTTAAATCGGACGAACTCTGAGAAATCAAAGG AACGGTCTCCGGAGAAGAAATCAGCGACGCTACCTCATTCTAACAGCAATACCTCATTGTCATCGGAAAGAGCGACCAGACCGCTTCCACCGCCGCCTGAGAGGCAATCCTACCTTGAGAAGCCTTGGTTCCACAATATCAGCAGAGAACAGGCAACTGCTCTTATTAAAGAAC GTACGCGTTAG
- the LOC100874995 gene encoding uncharacterized protein LOC100874995 isoform X2: protein MNLTGDSSNRGVKKENQEKKIKRRKYNLTILHHLTEGKLALWKSDLTRPLIWSLWTFVEEVKKMPEKFVEEKILESQANEDHLSDTGSWGTDFEDETNEESALQESPKVIQSNLDLRNKPKLPRNNANSKQDTRTEEILRQEEEGTYANCGSLQNDESTYANFEEAKVPPKNTSRLHSMQTEKSLAEQLKEQLKLRNTKKPMAGPKPELLQSRRIEMASPGHTQPQKSFLHNASMLKPNTPSQKRMSVPPPPEPKKNNDQTMIIEKPNKEQTKPPAVLRNLDLVANLPTRTEESEDEYEAFDEQIIEQHQRKNMLRVDSKQSLTSGHRSSVESVYQPASITSYEEEEEQYEIYESITETPDDSGYNSNPVQRTTDIRTPPPLPAKPPQSSASPSPTLNRTNSEKSKERSPEKKSATLPHSNSNTSLSSERATRPLPPPPERQSYLEKPWFHNISREQATALIKEQSIYGNPQDGYFLIRPSVTNVNNPLALVLWYKDKVYNVPVRKRPDNRYALGSAKVNEQSFSSVEEIVMFYSREELVLHSGGVQMGSTKLTDTPAK from the exons ATGAATTTAACCGGTGATTCCTCAAACCGCggtgtaaaaaaagaaaatcaagAGAAGAAAATCAAAAGAAGAAAGTATAATCTCACCATACTCCAC CACTTGACGGAAGGGAAGCTGGCGCTGTGGAAGAGTGACCTCACGCGTCCATTGATATG GAGTTTGTGGACATTCGTGGAGGAAGTGAAGAAAATGCCTGAGAAATTTGTGGAAGAGAAGATCCTCGAATCACAGGCGAACGAGGATCACCTGAGTGACACCGGTTCCTGGGGAACCGACTTCGAGGATGAAACCAACGAAGAAAGTGCCTTGCAAGAGTCTCCTAAGGTCATTCAGTCAAACCTGGATCTAAGAAACAAGCCGAAATTACCTCGAAACAATGCAAACTCTAAACAAGATACGCGAACGGAAGAAATCTTAAGGCAGGAGGAAGAAGGAACCTATGCAAATTGTGGTTCTTTGCAAAATGACGAAAGCACGTACGCGAATTTCGAGGAGGCGAAAGTTCCACCAAAAAATACATCTAGACTCCATTCAATGCAGACTGAGAAATCTTTGGCTGAACAGCTTAAAGAGCAGTTGAAACTACGGAATACGAAAAAGCCTATGGCAGGGCCGAAACCTGAATTGTTGCAATCGAGGAGAATCGAAATGGCGTCTCCAGGACATACTCAGCCGcaaaaatcatttttacatAATGCTTCGATGTTGAAACCAAATACTCCTAGTCAAA AGAGAATGTCTGTTCCGCCGCCACCCGAGCCAAAAAAGAACAACGATCAAACGATGATCATAGAAAAACCGAATAAAGAACAAACGAAACCTCCAGCTGTACTTAGAAATCTTGATCTGGTTGCCAATTTGCCAACTCGAACGGAAGAGAGCGAGGATGAGTACGAGGCATTCGATGAGCAAATTATAGAGCAGCATCAAAGGAAGAACATGTTGAGGGTAGATAGCAAACAATCGCTAACCAGTGGACATCGAAGTTCTGTGGAAAGCGTTTATCAACCGGCTAGCATTACCAGCTACGAAGAGGAAGAGGAGCAATATGAAATTTATGAGTCGATTACGGAAACA CCGGACGATAGTGGCTACAATTCAAATCCTGTTCAAAGGACGACAGACATAAGAACACCACCGCCTCTACCAGCGAAACCGCCTCAGTCATCAGCTAGTCCTTCCCCGACTTTAAATCGGACGAACTCTGAGAAATCAAAGG AACGGTCTCCGGAGAAGAAATCAGCGACGCTACCTCATTCTAACAGCAATACCTCATTGTCATCGGAAAGAGCGACCAGACCGCTTCCACCGCCGCCTGAGAGGCAATCCTACCTTGAGAAGCCTTGGTTCCACAATATCAGCAGAGAACAGGCAACTGCTCTTATTAAAGAAC AAAGTATTTATGGTAACCCACAAGATGGATATTTCCTAATAAGACCGTCTGTGACCAATGTGAACAATCCATTGGCTTTGGTGCTCTGGTACAAGGATAAGGTTTACAATGTTCCTGTAAGAAAGAGGCCAGACAATAG GTACGCGTTAGGCTCGGCAAAAGTAAACGAGCAGTCGTTCTCCAGCGTAGAGGAGATCGTAATGTTCTATTCAAGAGAGGAGTTGGTACTTCACAGTGGTGGTGTGCAAATGGGCAGTACGAAATTAACCGATACACCggccaaataa
- the Hr96 gene encoding nuclear hormone receptor HR96 — translation MEDEQPAREANKICGVCGDRALGYNFNAVSCESCKAFFRRNALKNKDFRCPFTQNCNITPVTRRFCQKCRLDKCFSIGMRKEYIMSEEDKVLKRQKIEQNRAKKRPTLDNSKPSKTKKGCIDECTFDDTSMSINSVASTVSDTYFWESDRKYTDLDANRQTATKSLSPVTAASVPSPSSPPENGTISGSKTLDMMKNSSHNCNSNVENYDHSSSQHEENETDVERLRVDSDSPIESQQRFDKLKSVPYHLEKDNKSVISSRRFEQNTLDLNSDFDSTNSESLKYSPEFDSASCYNKFDHSPIQNSPYSNHMLHSRRMNLDITSELHTGMQTCTEDSETCQKSSKETCPRENSVTKSSQDPTIIVKLVNNSNFITKIFQNEELLLKIMSDPAVISKLEADPEISQFFKEDKAIVEKESLPENKINLYYKNDLKSSIPNHKFKPAFKMKQRHIENPILTDLITSCNQEECLKQRDEPSSSSDWNKNVTDVTRDVLQDVQRVPIVANSIESILCEAIKLEFSAYSALGGMETRRELNDAERAKLNELIVANKALLAPLDDDITNLIGEDCKFKNNFGRSDPALLDVINLTAIAIRRLIKMAKKINAFKNMCQEDQIALLKGGCTEMMILRSALSYDAEKDMWCIPHSQESMSNIKVDILKEAKGNLYAEHTRFLRNFDSRWRDENIILILSAIALFTPDRPKVVHNDVIKLEQNSYYYLLRRYLESIYPGCEAKSMFLKLIQKISDLHRLNNEVVGVYLNLNPSRVEPLLIEIFDLKH, via the exons ATGGAAGATGAACAGCCGGCTAGAGAAGCTAACAAAATTTGTGGAGTGTGTGGTGATCGTGCGCTTGGTTACAATTTTAACGCGGTGTCATGCGAAAGCTGTAAGGCTTTCTTCAGAAGAAATGCTTTGAAAAATAAG GATTTCAGATGTCCCTTTACACAAAACTGTAATATTACTCCAGTAACCAGACGTTTCTGTCAGAAATGTCGCTTAGACAAATGTTTTAGTATAGGTATGAGAAAAGAGTATATTATGTCAGAAGAAGATAAGGTATTGAAGAGACAAAAGATAGAACAAAATCGTGCAAAAAAACGACCTACTTTGGATAATTCTAAACCATCAAAAACAAAAAAGGGTTGTATAGATGAATGTACCTTTGATGACACTTCTATGTCAATTAACTCAGTTGCATCGACTGTATCGGATACATATTTCTGGGAATCTGATAGAAAATATACAGACTTAGATGCAAACAGACAAACTGCAACAAAAAGTTTAAGCCCAGTAACAGCTGCAAGTGTTCCAAGTCCTTCTAGTCCTCCAGAAAACGGAACTATAAGTGGATCGAAAACTCTTGACATGATGAAGAACTCTTCCCATAATTGCAATTCTAATGTAGAGAATTATGATCATTCCTCTTCGCAACACGAAGAAAATGAAACAGATGTGGAAAGATTAAGAGTCGATTCAGATTCTCCCATAGAAAGTCAACAAAGATTTGATAAGCTCAAATCTGTCCCTTATCATTTAGAAAAGGATAATAAGTCTGTAATAAGCTCAAGAAGGTTTGAACAAAACACTTTAGATTTAAATTCAGATTTTGATTCTACCAATAGTGAATCATTAAAATATTCTCCTGAATTTGATAGTGCATCGTGTTACAATAAATTTGATCATAGTCCCATACAGAATTCCCCATACAGTAACCATATGTTACATTCTAGAAGAATGAATCTGGACATAACTTCAGAATTGCATACAGGTATGCAAACTTGTACAGAAGACTCAGAAACATGTCAGAAATCAAGTAAAGAAACATGTCCACGAGAAAATTCAGTTACTAAATCTAGCCAAGATCCTACTATAATTGTAAAGCTTGTTAATAACTCCAActtcattacaaaaatatttcaaaatgaagAATTGCTTCTAAAGATTATGTCAGACCCTGCTGTTATTAGTAAATTAGAGGCAGATCCTGAAATTTCACAGTTTTTCAAGGAAGATAAAGCTATTGTGGAAAAAGAGTCTTTACCCGAGAACAAGATAAAcctttattataaaaatgatttaaaatctAGTATTCCAAATCATAAATTTAAGCCGGCATTCAAAATGAAACAGAGACATATAGAAAATCCAATTTTGACAGATTTAATTACAAGTTGTAATCAAGAAGAATGTTTAAAGCAACGTGACGAACCTAGTAGTAGTAGCGATTGGAATAAAAACGTAACAGATGTTACGAGAGACGTGCTTCAAGATGTACAGAG AGTACCAATTGTTGCAAACTCCATTGAATCAATTCTTTGTGAAGCAATTAAACTAGAATTTTCAGCGTATTCTGCTCTTGGTGGCATGGAGACCAGAAGAGAATTAAATGATGCTGAAAGagcaaaattaaatgaattaatagTGGCTAATAAAGCATTATTAGCTCCTTTAGATGAcgatataacaaatttaattggggaagattgtaaatttaag AATAATTTCGGTCGATCGGACCCAGCGTTATTGGACGTTATAAATCTAACAGCCATCGCTATTAGACGCTTAATAAAGATGGCGAAGAAAATAAATGCCTTTAAAAACATGTGTCAAGAAGATCAGATAGCTTTGTTAAAAGGCGGTTGCACAGAAATGATGATTCTTAGATCGGCGCTCAGTTACGACGCTGAAAAAGATATGTGGTGCATTCCGCACAGTCAAGAAAGCATGTCAAATATAAAAGTAGATATTTTAAAAGAAGCGAAAGGAAACCTCTATGCTGAGCATACGAGGTTTCTCAGAAATTTTGATTCAAGGTGGAGGGATGAGAATATTATCTTAATTTTAAGTGCAATTGCTTTATTTACACCTGATAGACCAAAAGTGGTGCATAATGATGTTATCAAATTAGAACAA aattcttattattatttgctCAGACGTTACTTGGAAAGTATATACCCTGGGTGCGAGGCCAAATCCATGTTTCTAAAATTAATCCAGAAGATCTCTGATCTTCATAGACTGAACAACGAAGTTGTTGGAGTTTACCTTAACTTGAATCCATCAAGAGTAGAGCCATTGCTTATAGAAATATTTGATTTGAAACATTGA
- the LOC100874995 gene encoding uncharacterized protein LOC100874995 isoform X1, whose protein sequence is MFKKLSRTDALEDISNWSIDDVLCLLRKNGLEECCKTIAKRKINGDELLHLTEGKLALWKSDLTRPLIWSLWTFVEEVKKMPEKFVEEKILESQANEDHLSDTGSWGTDFEDETNEESALQESPKVIQSNLDLRNKPKLPRNNANSKQDTRTEEILRQEEEGTYANCGSLQNDESTYANFEEAKVPPKNTSRLHSMQTEKSLAEQLKEQLKLRNTKKPMAGPKPELLQSRRIEMASPGHTQPQKSFLHNASMLKPNTPSQKRMSVPPPPEPKKNNDQTMIIEKPNKEQTKPPAVLRNLDLVANLPTRTEESEDEYEAFDEQIIEQHQRKNMLRVDSKQSLTSGHRSSVESVYQPASITSYEEEEEQYEIYESITETPDDSGYNSNPVQRTTDIRTPPPLPAKPPQSSASPSPTLNRTNSEKSKERSPEKKSATLPHSNSNTSLSSERATRPLPPPPERQSYLEKPWFHNISREQATALIKEQSIYGNPQDGYFLIRPSVTNVNNPLALVLWYKDKVYNVPVRKRPDNRYALGSAKVNEQSFSSVEEIVMFYSREELVLHSGGVQMGSTKLTDTPAK, encoded by the exons atgtttaaaaaattgtcgcgGACCGATGCTCTCGAAGATATTTCCAACTGGAGTATCGATGATGTGTTGTGTCTGCTTCGAAAG AACGGCCTGGAGGAATGTTGCAAAACGATCGCAAAACGAAAGATCAATGGAGACGAGTTATTG CACTTGACGGAAGGGAAGCTGGCGCTGTGGAAGAGTGACCTCACGCGTCCATTGATATG GAGTTTGTGGACATTCGTGGAGGAAGTGAAGAAAATGCCTGAGAAATTTGTGGAAGAGAAGATCCTCGAATCACAGGCGAACGAGGATCACCTGAGTGACACCGGTTCCTGGGGAACCGACTTCGAGGATGAAACCAACGAAGAAAGTGCCTTGCAAGAGTCTCCTAAGGTCATTCAGTCAAACCTGGATCTAAGAAACAAGCCGAAATTACCTCGAAACAATGCAAACTCTAAACAAGATACGCGAACGGAAGAAATCTTAAGGCAGGAGGAAGAAGGAACCTATGCAAATTGTGGTTCTTTGCAAAATGACGAAAGCACGTACGCGAATTTCGAGGAGGCGAAAGTTCCACCAAAAAATACATCTAGACTCCATTCAATGCAGACTGAGAAATCTTTGGCTGAACAGCTTAAAGAGCAGTTGAAACTACGGAATACGAAAAAGCCTATGGCAGGGCCGAAACCTGAATTGTTGCAATCGAGGAGAATCGAAATGGCGTCTCCAGGACATACTCAGCCGcaaaaatcatttttacatAATGCTTCGATGTTGAAACCAAATACTCCTAGTCAAA AGAGAATGTCTGTTCCGCCGCCACCCGAGCCAAAAAAGAACAACGATCAAACGATGATCATAGAAAAACCGAATAAAGAACAAACGAAACCTCCAGCTGTACTTAGAAATCTTGATCTGGTTGCCAATTTGCCAACTCGAACGGAAGAGAGCGAGGATGAGTACGAGGCATTCGATGAGCAAATTATAGAGCAGCATCAAAGGAAGAACATGTTGAGGGTAGATAGCAAACAATCGCTAACCAGTGGACATCGAAGTTCTGTGGAAAGCGTTTATCAACCGGCTAGCATTACCAGCTACGAAGAGGAAGAGGAGCAATATGAAATTTATGAGTCGATTACGGAAACA CCGGACGATAGTGGCTACAATTCAAATCCTGTTCAAAGGACGACAGACATAAGAACACCACCGCCTCTACCAGCGAAACCGCCTCAGTCATCAGCTAGTCCTTCCCCGACTTTAAATCGGACGAACTCTGAGAAATCAAAGG AACGGTCTCCGGAGAAGAAATCAGCGACGCTACCTCATTCTAACAGCAATACCTCATTGTCATCGGAAAGAGCGACCAGACCGCTTCCACCGCCGCCTGAGAGGCAATCCTACCTTGAGAAGCCTTGGTTCCACAATATCAGCAGAGAACAGGCAACTGCTCTTATTAAAGAAC AAAGTATTTATGGTAACCCACAAGATGGATATTTCCTAATAAGACCGTCTGTGACCAATGTGAACAATCCATTGGCTTTGGTGCTCTGGTACAAGGATAAGGTTTACAATGTTCCTGTAAGAAAGAGGCCAGACAATAG GTACGCGTTAGGCTCGGCAAAAGTAAACGAGCAGTCGTTCTCCAGCGTAGAGGAGATCGTAATGTTCTATTCAAGAGAGGAGTTGGTACTTCACAGTGGTGGTGTGCAAATGGGCAGTACGAAATTAACCGATACACCggccaaataa
- the Nagk gene encoding N-acetylglucosamine kinase isoform X1, whose protein sequence is MSGRKGGKKGKRKRVNELELRRQLRKRGREISDWDEDEMIRQEMVDLSKYADQIRIGGIEGGSTSSTLIIIDAQGTPLTEVKGPCTNHWSIGMEETAARINAMVEKGKQNLEIPESVPLNCLGLSLTGCEEENTNRLLIETIKNTYPNIAKYFVVSSDTLGSLRTGLPNGGIVLIAGTGSNGLLINPDGKTIGCGGWGHMLGDEGSAYKIAHQACKYVFDEVDGLAPAPKPISYVWPAMRSYFNAPELKDMLPHLYTNFNKSVFSNFAKEIVIGCEKGDPLCLYIFRQNGELLAKHILALSKKAHADLKLEHGGLKVICVGSVWKSWHFMKNGFLDTIHDSRTLDELSLYRLTTSAAIGACYLAAEKINWIFTKPYEKNMEKFFHYKRVNYVKSVEALPEPETKFVTCGGKGN, encoded by the exons ATGTCAGGGAGAAAAGGAGGGAAAAAAGGGAAGAGAAAGCGCGTGAACGAATTAGAACTTCGTAGGCAGTTGAGGAAACGGGGACGAGAAATTTCTGATTGGGACGAAGACGAAATGATACGACAGGAAATGGTGGATCTTTCAAAATATGCCGATCAAATTAGAATTGGCGGGATTGAAGG CGGCTCAACAAGTTCtacgcttatcattatcgatgctCAAGGAACACCGTTAACGGAAGTTAAAGGGCCATGTACCAACCACTGG tCCATTGGTATGGAGGAGACTGCTGCCAGGATCAATGCAATGGTGGAGAAAGGAAAGCAAAATCTGGAAATACCCGAATCAGTCCCTTTAAACTGCTTG ggCCTTAGTCTAACTGGATGTGAAGAGGAAAACACGAATCGTTTGCTGATAGAAACCATAAAAAATACGTATCCAAACATtgctaaatattttgtagtaagCTCGGATACATTGGGTAGTCTTAGGACCGGTTTACCAAACGGCGGCATTGTTCTCATCGCTGGAACAGGTAGCAATGGGTTGCTGATTAATCCTGATGGAAAAACTATTGGATGTGGTGGATGGGGACATATGTTAGGAGATGAAGGCAGTG CTTATAAAATCGCTCATCAAGCGTGTAAATACGTATTTGATGAGGTGGATGGTTTAGCACCGGCCCCAAAACCTATAAGTTACGTATGGCCTGCAATGAGATCGTACTTCAACGCACCAGAATTAAAAGACATGTTACCGCACCTATATACGAATTTCAATAAAAGCGTGTTTTCAAACTTCGCCAAAGAAATTGTGATTGGCTGTGAAAAAGGAGATCCtctttgtttatatattttccgACAAAATGGTGAACTTCTTGCGAAGCACATTCTGGCGCTTTCGAAAAAAGCCCATGCT GACCTGAAATTAGAGCATGGAGGGCTGAAAGTTATTTGCGTAGGATCTGTTTGGAAGTCGTggcattttatgaaaaatggtTTCCTGGACACGATTCACGATTCGCGTACATTGGACGAATTGAGTTTATACCGATTAACGACATCGGCAGCAATAGGAGCTTGTTATCTTGCCGCAGAGAAAATCAATTGGATATTTACGAAACCCTAtgaaaaaaatatggaaaaattcTTTCATTATAAACGAGTGAACTACGTGAAGTCAGTGGAAGCGCTACCAGAACCCGAAACAAAATTCGTTACTTGCGGTGGCAAAGGaaattaa